In Raphanus sativus cultivar WK10039 chromosome 5, ASM80110v3, whole genome shotgun sequence, the following proteins share a genomic window:
- the LOC108861761 gene encoding ras-related protein RABA4d-like has product MSNLYGDYNQKIDYVFKVVLIGDSAVGKTQLLARFARNEFSVDSKATIGVEFQTKTLVIDNKTVKAQIWDTAGQERYRAVTSAYYRGAVGAMLVYDMTKRQSFDHMAKWLEELRGHADKNIVIMLIGNKCDLGSLRAVPTEDAQEFAERENLFFMETSALEATNVETAFLTILTEIYRIIGKKTLTADDDDADGNSSLLKGTRIIIPSEQESGKRGGCCGKT; this is encoded by the exons ATGTCTAACTTGTATGGAGATTACAATCAAAAGATCGATTACGTATTCAAAGTCGTCTTGATCGGTGATTCAGCGGTTGGAAAAACTCAGCTTCTTGCTCGGTTCGCTAGGAACGAGTTTAGTGTTGATTCTAAAGCAACCATCGGTGTTGAGTTCCAAACTAAAACGCTCGTCATTGATAACAAAACCGTCAAAGCTCAGATTTGGGATACTGCTGGCCAAGAAAG ATACCGGGCAGTGACAAGTGCATACTACCGTGGAGCTGTAGGGGCAATGCTGGTCTACGACATGACGAAACGTCAATCATTTGATCACATGGCTAAATGGCTTGAAGAATTAAGAGGACATGCGGACAAAAACATAGTGATTATGCTAATAGGAAATAAATGCGATCTTGGAAGCTTGAGAGCAGTGCCAACAGAAGACGCACAAGAGTTTGCAGAAAGAGAAAACTTGTTCTTCATGGAAACTTCTGCTCTTGAAGCCACCAATGTTGAAACAGCGTTTTTGACCATCTTAACAGAGATTTATCGTATAATCGGCAAGAAAACACTAACggctgatgatgatgacgcCGATGGGAATTCGAGTCTCTTGAAGGGGACTAGGATTATTATTCCGAGCGAGCAGGAGAGTGGCAAAAGAGGTGGATGTTGCGGCAAAACGTAA